The Ralstonia insidiosa region GGCGATGCACGTGGCGGCTGTTACCGCCATCACGCGGCACCTGATTCCGTCGCTGCGCACACTGCGCGAAACGCTTGCCAAAAAGGCGGCAGACTTCGACAGCATCATCAAGATCGGCCGCACGCACCTGCAGGACGCCACGCCGCTCACGCTCGGCCAGGAGTTCTCCGGCTATGTCGCCCAACTGCAGCACAACGAAACGCACCTGAACGCGGCGCTGCCGCACCTGTGCGAGCTGGCACTGGGCGGCACGGCAGTGGGCACCGGCCTGAACGCGCCGGCCGGCTACGCCGAACAGGTGGCCGCCGAGCTGGCTAACCTGACCGGCCTGCCCTTCGTCACCTCGCCCAACAAGTTCGAGACCATGGCCTCCGCCGATGGTCTGGTGCACGCACATGGCACGTTGAAAACGCTGGCCGCCAGCCTCACCAAGATCGCCAACGACATCCGCTGGCTGGCGAGCGGCCCGCGCAGCGGCCTGGGGGAAATCTCCATCCCCGAGAACGAACCGGGCTCGTCCATCATGCCCGGCAAGGTCAACCCCACGCAGAGCGAAGCCGTGACGATGCTGTGCGCGCAGGTGTTCGGCAACGATGTCGCGGTCAACATTGGCGGTGCATCCGGCAACTTCGAGCTGAACGTGTTCCGCCCGATGATTGCCTACAACTTCCTGCACAGCACACGCCTGCTGGCCGACGGCATGCGCAGCTTCAACGACCACTGCGCCGTAGGCATCGAGCCCAACCGTGCCCGCATCGACGAACTTGTGCAGCGCTCACTGATGCTGGTGACGGCACTCAACCCGCACATCGGCTACGACAAATCCGCGCAGATCGCCAAGAAGGCACACAAGGAAGGCACGAGCCTGCGCGAGGCCGCGCTGGCACTCGGCTATGTCACGCCCGAGCAGTTTGATGCGTGGGTGCGGCCGGAGAACATGGTCGGCCGGTAATAAGCCGCGGGCTGCCCCGGGCCTGCGTTGACAACCTCAGCGCGGGTTCGGGAAGCGGATGCGGAATTCGGTGTACTCGTGCTCGACCGACTTGCACGAGATGCTGGCGCCCCAGCCACGCAACACCTTGCGGCAGAACATCAGGCCGATCCCCGTGCCGCGATGCGCTGGGTAGGAGAAGAACGGCTCGAACATCCGCTTGAGCACGGTCGACGAGATGCCCGAACCGGTATCGCGTACGACGATCTCCACCCCGCGCGACGACCTCTCATAGCTGAAGTGAAGATCCCCCTTGCCCACGCGTTGGATGGCCTCCAGCGCGTTCTTGGTCAGGTTGGTGATGATGTGCTCGAACAAGCTCGCGTTGCCCAGCACCCGCACTCCGATGCTCGGTGCAATCGACACCAGCTCCCGCGTCCCAGGCTCAAAAGGAAAGGCCGCAATGGCTGAGCAGATCGCCTCGTGCGGATCAAACCAGTTGATGCTGACGGTCTGCGGATCTTTTGAATTGGCGACCAGCAACTCGATGCTGTTGTTGGCACGCACCACATCGGTACGCATGCGCTCGACCGCATGCTGCACCGCCGGCAGGTCTGGGTGGTCGGGCGGCACCAGCTTGGGCAAGCGATCCTGAATGCCGCGCGCTGTCAGGGCTAGGCTGGCCAGCGGCGTGCGCAACTCATGGGCCACGGTGCCCAGCGCCAGCGCCACACCGCGCTGTTTCTGCTCGGCCAGGATCTGGCGGTCCAACTTGATGACGACGAGCACGGCCACGACAAACGCCACCACCGGTATCTGCTCCAGCAGCGCATGCCACGGAAACGCTGCCACCGCGTTGCCGGCCAGCAAGAACAGCGCCGTCGCAGCAAACGCCCCACTGATGAGCGAGATCAGCGCGAACGCCGTACTGAAATGGAACAGGATGACGACGGCAATGACCACCGACTCCGCCCACACCATCGTCCCGGCGTTCTCGAGATAGAAGAAGATGAAGGCAAACGGCAGCCCAGCCGTAATGGCAAACAATGCATAGGCCGGCAGCCACTTGTATTGCGACAGCCGGTTGGCAAACAGCAACGGAATGAACAGCAGCGTGCACACGGCGCGCAGCCAGACGTTCTCATACGGCTGCGGAAAAACGACCGACCAGATCACGAAGTACAACGGGTGGCCGAGCACCCCCAGCGCACCCACGAAGCGGATGCGGCGCAGCCGCGCCGCGCTCTCTTCGTCAAGCAGTGCCGCGCTCGTCAACGAGGTCGCGAGGTACTGCCAGACGCGGGCCGGCCAGCGACCCGGATTGTCTGCGGGGACTCCACCCACTGTGTTCGTCATGCGTTCGCCAAACATGCATTGAGTTGAACGGCGGCTGCAGGTCTTCGCATCCGGCGCGTGGACGCCCAATCGTCCAGCCCCACCCGATCACGAATCTCTGCCAGGACACCAAGCAGCCGCCCGATCTCTGCGGGCGTGAGCTTGGCATGCAGCGTCAGGCGCACCAACGCCCGGTTTCTGGGCGTAGCCGGCGCACAGAATACCGCACCGAAGATGCCGCGGGCCTGCAATGCGTCGCGCAGCACCTTGACCTGCGGCTCGGGCCCCGCCTCCAGCCCGATGATCTGCTCGG contains the following coding sequences:
- a CDS encoding sensor histidine kinase yields the protein MTNTVGGVPADNPGRWPARVWQYLATSLTSAALLDEESAARLRRIRFVGALGVLGHPLYFVIWSVVFPQPYENVWLRAVCTLLFIPLLFANRLSQYKWLPAYALFAITAGLPFAFIFFYLENAGTMVWAESVVIAVVILFHFSTAFALISLISGAFAATALFLLAGNAVAAFPWHALLEQIPVVAFVVAVLVVIKLDRQILAEQKQRGVALALGTVAHELRTPLASLALTARGIQDRLPKLVPPDHPDLPAVQHAVERMRTDVVRANNSIELLVANSKDPQTVSINWFDPHEAICSAIAAFPFEPGTRELVSIAPSIGVRVLGNASLFEHIITNLTKNALEAIQRVGKGDLHFSYERSSRGVEIVVRDTGSGISSTVLKRMFEPFFSYPAHRGTGIGLMFCRKVLRGWGASISCKSVEHEYTEFRIRFPNPR
- the fumC gene encoding class II fumarate hydratase, encoding MTTRTERDTFGPIEVPANHLWGAQTQRSLQNFDIAGDRMPRELIDALARIKRASAAVNHRLGLLPADKANAIIAAADEVIAGKHPNEFPLVVWQTGSGTQSNMNMNEVLANRASELLGGERGEGRLVHPNDDVNRSQSSNDVFPTAMHVAAVTAITRHLIPSLRTLRETLAKKAADFDSIIKIGRTHLQDATPLTLGQEFSGYVAQLQHNETHLNAALPHLCELALGGTAVGTGLNAPAGYAEQVAAELANLTGLPFVTSPNKFETMASADGLVHAHGTLKTLAASLTKIANDIRWLASGPRSGLGEISIPENEPGSSIMPGKVNPTQSEAVTMLCAQVFGNDVAVNIGGASGNFELNVFRPMIAYNFLHSTRLLADGMRSFNDHCAVGIEPNRARIDELVQRSLMLVTALNPHIGYDKSAQIAKKAHKEGTSLREAALALGYVTPEQFDAWVRPENMVGR